A DNA window from Pseudomonadota bacterium contains the following coding sequences:
- a CDS encoding flavodoxin family protein, translating to DPMMNNKNRTILALIASPRKLGNCEILAKEICRHLPQAHTLKLLRLPEKNILPCKACYACLENGKCPQKDDFQQVAREMAAADGLIIASPTYFMGPNGVLKVFLDRCLQMFGHSLSLRGKPAINIVTAGLEGEAGYTEAALNSFTLILGMKLQASAVFYGALPGESLWQKVEEREKAKDLGEIFFAARPQIDDSWRCPLCGSDTVQLLGGNRVQCQVCRNFGTLNVDGHGLVLKTSLKPENIFFTAEQTAHHHQWLQGMKKRFLQVRRQLGEFQRQYADDGEWV from the coding sequence ATGATCCCATGATGAATAATAAAAATCGTACAATCCTGGCTTTGATTGCTTCACCGAGGAAACTGGGAAATTGTGAAATCCTGGCTAAAGAGATTTGCCGGCACCTGCCCCAGGCGCATACTTTAAAGCTTCTTCGGCTGCCGGAGAAGAATATCCTGCCCTGTAAAGCGTGCTATGCCTGTCTGGAAAACGGTAAATGTCCACAGAAGGATGATTTTCAGCAGGTAGCCCGGGAAATGGCTGCTGCTGATGGCTTGATCATTGCATCGCCCACCTATTTTATGGGGCCTAACGGAGTGCTGAAAGTTTTCCTTGATCGTTGCCTGCAGATGTTTGGACATTCCCTGAGTTTGCGGGGTAAACCGGCAATCAATATTGTTACCGCCGGTCTGGAAGGTGAAGCGGGGTATACCGAAGCGGCACTGAACAGTTTTACTCTGATTTTGGGGATGAAATTGCAGGCTTCAGCCGTTTTTTATGGAGCACTTCCCGGCGAGTCATTATGGCAGAAAGTGGAAGAACGGGAGAAAGCCAAAGATTTAGGGGAGATATTCTTTGCCGCCAGGCCACAAATCGACGATTCATGGCGTTGTCCTTTATGTGGCAGCGATACGGTGCAGCTCCTTGGCGGCAATCGAGTGCAGTGCCAGGTATGTCGTAACTTTGGGACTTTGAACGTAGATGGTCATGGATTGGTGCTGAAAACTTCTCTGAAACCGGAAAATATATTCTTTACCGCCGAGCAGACCGCGCACCATCATCAATGGCTTCAGGGGATGAAAAAAAGATTCTTGCAGGTTCGCCGGCAACTGGGTGAATTTCAGCGACAATATGCCGATGATGGTGAGTGGGTATGA
- the rfaE2 gene encoding D-glycero-beta-D-manno-heptose 1-phosphate adenylyltransferase, producing MQRDGKKIVFTNGCFDLLHPGHVSYLEQARALGDALVVAINSDHSVRRLKGNDRPILDQNIRSIMLAAFRWVDYVTIFDDPDPLKLIALLEPDILVKGGDWRRQDIVGRELVEARSGQVYSLPFVGSYSSSKIIAEIVSRFCPPG from the coding sequence ATGCAGCGGGACGGGAAAAAAATTGTTTTTACCAATGGTTGTTTTGACCTGCTGCACCCCGGCCATGTCAGCTATCTGGAGCAGGCACGGGCTTTAGGGGATGCGCTGGTAGTTGCCATAAATTCTGACCACTCAGTGCGCCGGCTTAAAGGGAATGACCGCCCCATTCTCGACCAGAATATCCGCAGTATTATGCTTGCCGCTTTCCGCTGGGTGGATTATGTGACCATATTTGATGATCCTGACCCCTTAAAGCTCATTGCTCTGCTTGAACCGGATATCCTGGTTAAAGGTGGTGACTGGCGGCGGCAGGATATTGTCGGTCGTGAGCTGGTGGAAGCCCGGTCCGGCCAGGTGTACAGCCTGCCATTTGTTGGCTCCTATTCCAGCAGTAAAATTATTGCTGAAATTGTATCTCGATTCTGCCCCCCTGGTTAA
- the radA gene encoding DNA repair protein RadA has protein sequence VKKKTKTYFYCSSCGHQSPKWLGKCPSCQSWNTFVEEREASDEPATFPELASLNKGSHPKSLAEIKNTPPIQGQSKIAEFDRVLGGGIVPGAVTLVGGDPGIGKSTLLLEVLANLSVNGQKTMYVTGEESPGQVKLRSERLQIDAPTLYLLAATEVGMIISHSLELKPKALVIDSIQTVTAPESTSPPGSVSQIRQATAHLINLAKTTGIPLFLIGHVTKEGAIAGPRILEHMVDTVLYFESGTQHPYRILRAVKNRFGSTNEIGVFEMTGSGLQGVDSPSHIFLAERPTDLAGSLVTATMEGTRPILTEIQALVSSSTMAGIPRRTTLGIDKGRASLMIAVLEKRLNLLLGDKDIFLNVIGGLKIIEPAIDLGLMGAILSSYLDKEIPATTLLLGEVGLAGEIRRINFLEQRLNEARKFGFTRAIIPKNNLGSADKVIITVAEIENITELPAILFPQEN, from the coding sequence GGTGAAAAAAAAGACGAAAACTTATTTTTACTGTTCATCCTGCGGGCACCAGTCACCAAAATGGCTGGGGAAATGCCCATCCTGTCAATCATGGAATACCTTTGTTGAAGAACGTGAAGCCTCGGATGAACCAGCGACTTTCCCCGAACTGGCCAGCTTAAACAAGGGCAGTCATCCAAAGTCATTAGCGGAAATCAAAAACACTCCCCCCATCCAGGGACAAAGCAAAATTGCCGAGTTTGACCGGGTACTCGGCGGGGGAATTGTGCCCGGGGCCGTAACCCTGGTTGGTGGCGATCCGGGAATCGGAAAGTCCACCCTGCTGCTGGAAGTACTGGCCAATCTTTCCGTCAATGGTCAAAAAACCATGTATGTGACCGGTGAGGAATCACCCGGACAGGTAAAGTTGAGAAGTGAACGGTTACAGATTGACGCCCCAACCCTCTATTTATTGGCCGCCACGGAAGTGGGGATGATAATTTCACATTCACTTGAGCTGAAACCCAAAGCGCTGGTAATTGATTCCATTCAGACAGTTACCGCCCCGGAAAGCACATCTCCGCCAGGTTCAGTCTCGCAAATCCGCCAGGCAACCGCCCATTTGATCAACCTGGCAAAAACAACCGGCATTCCCCTGTTTTTAATCGGTCATGTGACCAAGGAAGGCGCTATCGCCGGCCCCCGGATACTGGAACATATGGTAGACACGGTTCTCTATTTTGAATCCGGAACTCAGCATCCTTACCGCATCCTGCGAGCAGTTAAAAACCGGTTCGGTTCCACCAATGAAATTGGTGTCTTTGAAATGACCGGCAGCGGTCTACAAGGGGTGGACAGCCCATCGCATATTTTTCTGGCCGAAAGACCGACAGATCTGGCCGGCTCCCTGGTCACCGCAACCATGGAAGGAACACGCCCGATTCTGACCGAAATTCAAGCACTGGTCTCCAGCTCAACGATGGCGGGGATCCCCCGCCGAACCACCCTGGGAATCGATAAAGGTCGTGCTTCATTGATGATTGCCGTCCTGGAAAAACGGCTGAATCTGCTTTTGGGAGACAAGGATATCTTTCTCAACGTAATCGGCGGACTGAAAATCATTGAACCGGCTATTGATCTGGGACTGATGGGAGCTATATTGTCAAGCTATCTGGATAAGGAAATCCCCGCCACTACCTTGCTTTTAGGTGAAGTCGGGCTGGCCGGTGAAATCCGGCGAATAAATTTTTTGGAACAACGTCTGAACGAAGCCCGGAAGTTCGGATTTACCAGGGCAATAATCCCTAAAAATAATCTTGGTTCTGCCGATAAGGTAATTATAACGGTAGCTGAGATTGAGAATATCACCGAACTGCCGGCCATACTTTTTCCGCAAGAGAATTGA
- the rodA gene encoding rod shape-determining protein RodA: MFQIGKKKISRLDFFILLLTAGLFSLGILTIYSATYVPEVSTWLSPVSRRQLIWFAIGLAGMGLSFAIDYRYYQKISYLAYGLAILGLILVLVTGKSAMGAKRWLIITGFTFQPSELAKLALILALSRFFAEQRLAPPYNLKELIIPFTMVVIPFLLLLKQPDLGTAMLVALISFSIIFYAGLSRKTIATLFFAAIALATAGWQFLHDYQRQRILTFLNPELNPQGSGYHIAQSKIAIGSGGLAGKGFLKGTQNLLHFLPEQHTDFIFSVYAEQWGFWGSALLIVLFMLFLLRSLIISQEAKDPFGSYLAIGITATFFWQVCINIGMVLGLMPVVGIPLPLISYGGTSLLTSMIL; this comes from the coding sequence ATGTTCCAAATAGGAAAGAAAAAAATCAGTCGCCTGGATTTCTTTATCCTGCTCTTAACGGCCGGTTTATTCAGCCTTGGGATATTAACTATTTACAGCGCCACTTACGTTCCGGAAGTTTCCACCTGGCTGAGCCCGGTCAGTCGTCGGCAACTTATCTGGTTTGCTATTGGACTTGCCGGCATGGGGCTTAGTTTTGCCATTGACTATCGTTATTACCAGAAAATTTCCTATCTGGCCTACGGTTTGGCTATCCTGGGCCTGATCCTGGTATTGGTTACCGGCAAAAGTGCCATGGGAGCCAAGCGATGGCTGATAATAACCGGTTTTACTTTTCAACCGTCTGAGTTAGCCAAGCTGGCATTAATTCTCGCCCTGTCGCGTTTTTTTGCTGAACAACGCCTGGCACCGCCATACAACCTGAAAGAGTTGATTATTCCATTTACCATGGTAGTAATCCCCTTTCTCTTGCTTTTAAAACAGCCGGATCTCGGCACCGCCATGCTGGTCGCCCTGATTTCGTTCAGCATTATTTTTTATGCCGGTCTGAGCAGAAAAACAATAGCGACACTCTTCTTCGCCGCTATCGCTTTGGCCACCGCCGGCTGGCAATTCCTTCATGACTACCAAAGACAGCGCATTCTGACTTTCCTCAATCCCGAGCTTAACCCCCAGGGAAGCGGCTATCATATTGCCCAGTCTAAAATAGCCATCGGTTCCGGAGGTCTTGCAGGCAAGGGTTTTTTAAAAGGAACCCAGAATTTACTCCATTTCCTCCCCGAACAACATACAGACTTCATCTTTTCCGTGTATGCCGAACAATGGGGATTTTGGGGCTCTGCTCTGCTCATTGTTCTATTCATGCTTTTTCTGCTCCGCAGCCTGATTATCAGCCAGGAAGCAAAAGATCCTTTTGGCAGTTATCTGGCCATCGGAATTACCGCAACTTTTTTCTGGCAGGTGTGCATTAATATCGGCATGGTTCTAGGCCTGATGCCAGTGGTAGGTATCCCTTTACCCTTGATAAGTTATGGCGGCACCTCATTGTTGACCTCCATGATTCT
- a CDS encoding response regulator, with translation MELQEKKILIVDDEENIREILTDSLESLDYQTCTATDGEEAIEIIKQKPDELAAIICDLKMPKVSGDQVVNFVAQEHPIIPIIILSGFAQLDMALDHIRMGAFDYMSKPFKVKELALTVKRALEFRSLKEEQARYQESLETRVKEITAKLNSSVVQTVGSLIMAIEEKDKYTRGHSHRVAFYASMVAETMNLNNEEKKELEYAALLHDVGKIGISEQILNKPGKLDNAEYEIIKTHPSKGVKILEPLTFLEDILPIIGAHHERYDGKGYPHGLMHEQIPMMARVIGVCDAYDAMTSDRSYRQPLAKEIALEEVKNGSGSQFDPDVVQAFITTYDSILSEIT, from the coding sequence ATGGAATTACAAGAAAAAAAGATTCTTATTGTTGATGATGAGGAAAATATCCGCGAAATCCTGACTGATTCTCTGGAAAGCCTCGACTATCAGACCTGCACCGCGACTGACGGAGAAGAGGCAATTGAAATCATCAAACAAAAACCAGATGAGCTGGCGGCCATTATCTGCGATTTGAAAATGCCAAAGGTATCAGGGGATCAGGTAGTCAATTTTGTCGCCCAGGAACATCCGATTATCCCGATCATTATTCTCAGTGGTTTTGCCCAGCTGGACATGGCTCTTGATCATATCCGCATGGGAGCCTTTGATTACATGTCAAAACCATTTAAAGTTAAAGAACTGGCATTAACCGTAAAACGGGCGCTCGAATTCCGCTCGTTAAAAGAAGAACAGGCCCGCTACCAGGAATCTCTGGAAACCAGGGTCAAGGAAATTACCGCCAAGCTGAATAGCAGCGTCGTCCAGACCGTCGGTTCACTGATCATGGCCATCGAAGAAAAAGACAAGTATACCCGTGGTCACTCGCACCGGGTCGCGTTTTATGCTTCCATGGTGGCCGAAACCATGAATCTCAACAATGAAGAAAAGAAAGAGCTTGAATATGCCGCCCTGCTCCATGATGTGGGTAAAATCGGTATCAGCGAACAAATATTGAACAAACCGGGAAAATTAGATAATGCCGAATATGAAATAATTAAAACTCATCCTTCCAAGGGAGTCAAAATTCTCGAACCATTAACATTTCTTGAAGACATTCTGCCGATCATTGGAGCCCATCACGAACGCTACGACGGCAAAGGTTATCCCCATGGATTGATGCATGAGCAGATCCCCATGATGGCCCGGGTTATCGGCGTTTGTGATGCTTACGATGCCATGACTTCGGACCGCTCCTACCGCCAGCCGCTGGCCAAAGAAATCGCCCTGGAGGAAGTAAAAAACGGCTCCGGCAGCCAGTTTGATCCTGACGTGGTCCAGGCATTTATTACCACCTACGACTCAATCCTCAGTGAAATCACCTGA
- the mreD gene encoding rod shape-determining protein MreD, translated as MSSKQLFFVLLYITAGLFLSVLQSSVFPRLGFSNISPDLHYVLIISLPVIFPVWTGTIVAIILGIITDTFLLSSTGLHTIGFLCLYYILVYLQQTVYFDHLLFKAFMAGLGHFTLFFLLQVFFVEHNTQTAHFHLASGMVAALATGIFAIPLLYVLQIFNEGISIHKRLTSSTRS; from the coding sequence ACTTTTTTTCGTCTTACTATACATTACCGCCGGGCTTTTTTTATCGGTTTTGCAATCATCGGTCTTTCCACGCCTGGGATTCTCCAACATTTCTCCCGACTTACATTATGTCTTAATTATTTCCCTGCCGGTTATTTTCCCGGTTTGGACCGGAACCATAGTCGCCATTATTCTGGGCATTATTACCGACACTTTCCTGTTAAGCAGTACTGGTTTGCACACTATCGGTTTTCTCTGTCTCTACTATATCCTGGTCTACCTGCAGCAGACCGTTTATTTTGACCACCTGCTGTTTAAAGCATTCATGGCCGGCCTGGGACATTTCACCCTGTTTTTTCTGCTGCAGGTTTTCTTTGTCGAACATAATACCCAAACCGCACACTTTCACCTTGCCAGTGGCATGGTCGCTGCGTTAGCCACCGGTATTTTCGCCATACCGTTACTGTATGTCCTGCAAATCTTCAATGAAGGAATTTCCATACATAAAAGACTTACCTCCTCTACCAGATCCTGA
- the mrdA gene encoding penicillin-binding protein 2, whose amino-acid sequence MSVLDLKAKHDQISKNGKIFLFIIVFASGLLLIRLWYLQGIKGEYFNQLSKNNHIRVRRIRALRGIIYDRKQKILADNHPGFNLSIIPENISNIEVVSAELSKYMADLDQKDIINRFNSTPAHLKYRPLKIRNNLTRDELALLEAHKIDLPGMLIEVEPIRNYPYDRQCAHLIGYQGFINEQELKHPSYASYYPDDLVGRSGIEAQYEELLRGTDGKRQVEVNALGRELHSRISKSAIAGSNITLTIDIKLQAYIHELMKDMVGSAVAINPHTGEILAMVSTPSFSNNLFATRINQEDWQKISSDPLHPLHNRAIQGQYPPGSTFKAIMAAAALEDKVITPQTTFTCIGYYRLGNSKFRCWNKYGHGKVNLSRSLKESCDVYYYNLACKMPIDRIAHYCSLFGLGEKCDINLPQEKAGFIPTSSWKLKRFHDQWYRGETLSTAIGQGYVLTTPLQMAAAYVPFANGGTYYRPQLITEITDPLSGEKQRISHEGHQIPIDSKYFELIRQALWRAVNEVHGTAHKSRIAEPGWEMAGKTGTAQVVAQPGEKLKSKKELPWKFRDHAWFVGFAPFRDPSIVVSVIIEHGEHGGSTASPIVKQAIIHYLQNLKKP is encoded by the coding sequence ATGTCGGTTCTAGATCTCAAAGCTAAACATGATCAAATAAGCAAAAATGGAAAAATATTCCTTTTTATTATTGTTTTTGCCAGCGGCCTGTTATTAATCCGTTTATGGTATCTGCAGGGAATAAAAGGAGAATACTTTAATCAGCTTTCAAAAAATAATCATATCAGGGTTCGACGGATTCGGGCTTTACGGGGTATTATTTATGACCGTAAGCAGAAAATCCTGGCCGACAACCATCCGGGATTCAACCTCAGTATCATTCCGGAAAATATCAGTAATATAGAAGTGGTCAGCGCTGAGCTGAGCAAATACATGGCTGACCTTGATCAAAAAGATATCATCAATCGTTTTAATTCCACTCCCGCCCATCTCAAATATCGACCACTGAAAATCAGGAACAACCTGACCCGGGATGAGCTGGCTTTGCTGGAAGCCCATAAAATTGACCTGCCGGGCATGCTTATTGAGGTGGAACCCATCCGCAATTATCCATATGACCGACAATGCGCCCATCTGATCGGATACCAGGGATTTATCAATGAGCAGGAGCTGAAACACCCATCCTATGCCTCCTACTATCCTGATGACCTGGTTGGCCGCTCCGGCATTGAAGCCCAGTACGAAGAGTTATTGCGTGGGACTGACGGCAAAAGACAGGTTGAAGTCAATGCTTTGGGGCGGGAGTTACATTCACGCATCAGCAAATCGGCCATCGCCGGAAGCAACATCACCTTAACCATCGATATCAAACTGCAAGCCTACATCCATGAACTGATGAAAGATATGGTTGGCAGTGCCGTTGCCATTAATCCTCATACGGGTGAAATCCTGGCAATGGTCAGCACCCCTTCTTTTTCCAATAATCTTTTTGCTACCCGGATCAACCAGGAAGATTGGCAAAAAATCAGCAGCGATCCTTTACATCCCCTGCATAACCGGGCAATTCAGGGTCAATATCCACCCGGGTCAACCTTTAAAGCTATCATGGCGGCAGCGGCCCTGGAAGATAAAGTTATCACCCCACAAACTACTTTCACCTGCATCGGTTACTATCGGCTGGGCAACAGCAAGTTTCGCTGCTGGAACAAATACGGCCACGGCAAAGTCAATCTGAGCCGTTCACTGAAGGAATCATGTGATGTTTATTATTATAACCTGGCCTGCAAAATGCCCATTGACCGGATTGCCCACTACTGCTCCCTGTTTGGACTTGGGGAAAAATGCGACATTAATCTTCCCCAGGAAAAGGCAGGATTCATTCCCACTTCTTCCTGGAAGTTAAAACGTTTTCATGATCAGTGGTACCGGGGAGAAACCTTGTCTACCGCCATTGGTCAGGGATATGTTCTGACTACGCCGCTGCAGATGGCCGCAGCTTATGTTCCCTTCGCCAACGGCGGCACCTATTACCGCCCACAGTTAATCACCGAAATTACTGACCCCCTTTCCGGTGAAAAACAACGAATCAGCCACGAAGGGCATCAAATTCCTATTGACTCAAAATATTTTGAACTGATTCGTCAAGCGTTATGGCGGGCTGTTAATGAGGTTCATGGCACAGCGCATAAATCGAGAATCGCTGAGCCGGGATGGGAAATGGCAGGGAAAACCGGCACAGCCCAGGTTGTAGCCCAACCAGGGGAAAAGCTTAAAAGTAAAAAAGAGCTTCCCTGGAAATTTCGCGATCATGCCTGGTTTGTTGGTTTTGCTCCCTTTCGAGACCCCAGCATTGTCGTTTCAGTGATTATAGAACATGGGGAGCATGGCGGCAGCACGGCGTCACCTATTGTCAAGCAGGCAATCATCCATTACTTACAGAACCTGAAAAAGCCCTGA